In Treponema pectinovorum, a single genomic region encodes these proteins:
- a CDS encoding peptidoglycan DD-metalloendopeptidase family protein has product MQVISYVGSQTRYRNSYRPKNLFLKLKSQSYFSKSYCLENRTKFFGDLNLKKILYLVSAVSILFFVPITLYKVISHFRNFTGPVKIDTNFETETENLKMAMANFAVEGIFENVDENGNLLNEDGSILTVDSLGIIKAVSFTDYKIKSGETISSIAVKFGLTNISTLIAVNNIENVRSIRSGQTIKIPNQDGLNHIVKKGDSINSISVKYHVSVEDILDANELSDERLFIGQKIFIPGARLDSSSLKKALGELFSNPIKSRYKISSYFGKRADPFTGVASFHTGIDLACPAGTPVNATMGGKIVYVGWSNIFGNYVIINHGNGYQSLYGHLLKVLCRSNQNVSQGEKIGLVGSTGYSTGPHLHFTVYKNGKLVDPLTLLKK; this is encoded by the coding sequence ATGCAGGTTATAAGTTATGTAGGTTCGCAAACTCGATATAGAAATTCATATAGACCAAAAAATCTCTTTTTAAAATTAAAATCGCAATCGTATTTTTCAAAATCATATTGTTTGGAAAATCGAACAAAGTTTTTTGGCGATTTGAACCTCAAAAAAATTTTATATCTTGTGTCCGCCGTGTCAATTTTATTTTTTGTTCCCATAACTTTATACAAGGTTATTTCTCATTTTAGGAATTTTACAGGTCCAGTAAAGATTGACACAAATTTTGAAACAGAAACAGAAAACTTAAAAATGGCGATGGCAAATTTTGCCGTAGAAGGAATTTTTGAAAACGTTGATGAAAACGGCAACCTGCTTAACGAAGATGGAAGTATACTCACTGTCGATTCACTTGGAATTATAAAGGCGGTTTCTTTTACAGACTACAAGATAAAATCTGGGGAAACTATAAGTTCTATCGCTGTAAAATTTGGACTTACAAATATTTCGACTTTGATTGCGGTTAACAATATAGAAAATGTACGTTCAATTCGCTCTGGACAAACGATAAAAATTCCAAATCAGGACGGTCTTAATCACATAGTAAAAAAAGGCGACAGCATAAATTCTATTTCTGTAAAATATCATGTAAGTGTAGAAGATATTTTGGATGCAAATGAGCTTTCTGATGAGAGGCTTTTTATTGGACAAAAAATTTTTATTCCTGGTGCAAGGCTTGATTCTTCATCTTTAAAAAAAGCTTTGGGGGAACTTTTTTCTAATCCTATAAAATCTCGCTATAAAATTTCAAGTTACTTTGGAAAGAGAGCAGATCCTTTTACAGGTGTTGCTTCGTTTCATACAGGAATTGATTTGGCTTGTCCTGCTGGAACTCCTGTAAATGCAACTATGGGCGGAAAAATTGTTTATGTTGGCTGGAGCAATATTTTTGGAAACTATGTTATAATCAATCACGGAAACGGCTATCAAAGTCTTTATGGGCACTTGCTCAAAGTCTTGTGCCGTTCTAACCAGAATGTAAGTCAGGGCGAAAAGATTGGTTTAGTAGGTTCTACAGGCTATTCTACAGGACCGCATCTGCATTTTACCGTCTATAAAAACGGAAAACTTGTTGACCCACTGACTTTGCTAAAAAAATAA
- the lepB gene encoding signal peptidase I — MLRRELSNSTKSSIFIICCGIFAGFILKLFVIDFFRVSGRSMEPAIHDSSMLVVNKLSYGIIKPWSNHLLIQWKKPKVDDVVIYLYNNKIVVKRVLSTEGQLLEYSDEPLYTLKAGEKIVPLTENQYKTFKDIQKVPEGYVLAIGDNYEESMDSRDYGFVSVKNVLGKVLCK, encoded by the coding sequence ATGTTACGCAGAGAACTTTCAAATTCAACTAAATCTTCTATTTTTATAATCTGTTGTGGTATTTTTGCTGGTTTTATATTAAAACTCTTTGTAATAGATTTTTTTCGCGTTTCTGGCAGATCTATGGAACCTGCAATTCACGATTCTTCAATGCTTGTAGTAAATAAATTGTCTTACGGAATAATAAAACCGTGGTCAAATCATCTGCTTATTCAATGGAAAAAGCCAAAAGTTGATGATGTTGTAATCTATCTTTACAACAACAAAATAGTTGTAAAAAGAGTTTTATCGACAGAAGGTCAATTACTGGAATATTCAGATGAACCATTATATACTTTAAAAGCTGGTGAAAAAATCGTTCCACTTACAGAAAATCAATACAAAACATTCAAAGATATTCAAAAAGTTCCAGAAGGCTATGTGCTTGCGATTGGCGACAACTATGAAGAATCTATGGATTCAAGAGATTACGGTTTTGTTTCAGTAAAAAATGTGCTGGGCAAAGTTTTATGCAAATGA
- a CDS encoding zinc ribbon domain-containing protein, whose product MMNVCVCGGCGRTIEKEFLYCPWCGQAKMHNDKDALEAVFRNLEQKQAENREKRLKKLEKQLDDLEQDLSILALSAEMAK is encoded by the coding sequence ATGATGAATGTTTGCGTTTGTGGTGGTTGCGGTAGAACGATAGAAAAGGAATTTTTATATTGTCCTTGGTGCGGACAGGCTAAAATGCACAACGATAAAGATGCTTTGGAAGCGGTTTTTAGAAATCTTGAACAAAAACAGGCAGAAAATAGAGAAAAAAGGCTTAAAAAACTCGAAAAACAACTTGACGACCTTGAACAAGACCTTTCAATTTTGGCTTTGAGCGCGGAGATGGCAAAATGA